One part of the Apus apus isolate bApuApu2 chromosome 11, bApuApu2.pri.cur, whole genome shotgun sequence genome encodes these proteins:
- the CIDEC gene encoding cell death activator CIDE-3 — protein MKMDYAKSLSQRLAAPVSKCVSASASMTQQLLLSPALRPRPFRVVSWDRSLRKGIMAQSLADLLLQAQSALLAPGPVSLVLDEDGTAVETESFFRTLEEGTVLMALCEGQTWAAPKTPGYQLSLSRKPPRRIDVACVTFDLYKTNPQDLGCLNVKATLYGTYSLSYDLRCYGARRLMKEALRWTLFTMQATGHVLLGTSCYMQQLLDATEEPKEPGSSPALPSLLPCSLPPLPRRKTLE, from the exons ATGAAGATGGATTACGCCAAGTCCCTGAGCCAGCGCCTGGCCGCTCCTGTCTCCAA ATGTGTCTCGGCAAGTGCCTCCAtgacccagcagctgctgttgagcCCGGCCCTGCGACCCCGACCCTTCCGTGTGGTCAGCTGGGACCGCAGCCTGCGCAAGGGCATCATGGCGCAGAGCCTGGCtgacctgctgctccag GCTCAGAGCGCCCTGCTCGCCCCGGGTCCTGTCTCGCTGGTGTTGGATGAGGACGGCACGGCGGTGGAGACAGAGTCTTTTTTCCGGACACTGGAGGAGGGGACAGTGCTGATGGCCCTGTGCGAGGGGCAGACCTGGGCTGCCCCCAAG ACACCAGGCTACCAGCTGAGCCTGTCCCGTAAGCCCCCTCGGAGGATCGATGTCGCCTGCGTCACCTTTGACCTCTACAAGACCAACCCACAGGACCTGGGCTGCCTCAATGTCAAGGCCACACTCTATGGCACCTACAGCTTGTCCTACGACCTGCGCTGCTACGGGGCCAGGCGCCTCATGAA ggaagcccTGCGCTGGACGCTCTTCACCATGCAGGCCACTGGCCACGTCCTCCTTGGCACCTCCTGCTacatgcagcagctcctggatgcCACTGAGGAACCAAAGGAGccagggagcagcccagcactgcccagcctcctgccctgcagcctcccaccCCTGCCACGCAGGAAGACACTGGAGTGA
- the ZFPM1 gene encoding zinc finger protein ZFPM1 isoform X3, which produces MKTVIRGGERGESVLPLPPREGSLAAMEEGEDTPMGEKSPSERDGGASDHEGSAEHDTSSPPGSEESRDAPESPKELEKLDPGENPQEPDAWNGPDELDLVVQEGERRVRTCRSLPEGFSWGPFQGSIHSEPASPGHGEMGPPVTLVLGDESCWLSRLPLVPTEPEANTVIYRKDQALWCQTTRALREDEPICAFVMAEPPAVPNHHGVKAEPEDSPYPAALHSDIQLLPQQAGMAAILATAVVNKDVFPCKDCGIWYRSERNLQAHLMYYCASRQSASSPALEEKPKETYPNERVCPFPQCKKSCPSASSLEIHMRSHSGERPFVCLICLSAFTTKANCERHLKVHTDTLNGLSQTNNTALRKCSLPAFLPEGLSPLPQHAVLHGPLPAPPPGPDTAIPPPPPTSPPDAKAGKLSPPAQPQNGEGPSSSSSSSSGEAVRIKEEPAGSPASEAEAPKSGRHGAGSPDTCSRTSSPRSLPSAKVKSELASPTPGSSPVPSEPGTGAAGGTVFLPQYVFGHEAAVVPQASEILAKMSELVHSRLKQGHGGTVPPTIYAGAPVPKGATCFECEITFNNINNYYVHKRLYCSSRHLAEDSPPGARKLKAPPGAPKGPPTPGTLLSPSVGNGQGTPARDGDTGRDATPPAALPEVKVEEVGGKAESPEAEAGSGRCSEDSQSPSSSAGDEGDEDPSKTLCEACNIRFSRHETYVVHKRFYCASRHDPPLRRPAAPKIPFLPQPLRTRKRRKLYEIHGAAHRPTEPSPAPEPPLAPDPPPPLPPQGAAPSPRSSPDADGPIDLSKKPRRQSEPLPAPLLPLADYHECTACRISFNSLDTYLAHKKYQCPATPLQPRTLEHLQKMKGAVAAPLKGRRSPSSPGDGDPEGAQVRASGTDPLQRLPKCPLPPPGVKGPLSACPYCPLNGAIKGDLLEHFRNAHGLFVAKPPLAGQGLPDTPVPGAGRTPDPPLPAGSPPRPPAPRLRRDSKESRDGSSSPRPPASPRPPASPGAPEGLREAVRKPPTPPTYTDRGVQTPPAKAVPVPVPNGNHRYCRLCNIKFSSLSTFIAHKKYYCSSHAAEHVK; this is translated from the exons ATGAGCTGGATCTGGTCGTGCAGGAGGGGGAGAGGCGGGTGCGGACCTGCAGGAGCCTCCCCGAGGGTTTCTCCTGGGGACCCTTCCAGGGCAGCATCCACAGCGAGCCAGCATCGCCGGGACACGGGGAGATG GGCCCCCCCGTgacactggtgctgggggaCGAGAGCTGCTGGCTGTCCCGGCTGCCCCTTGTGCCCACGGAGCCAGAAGCCAACACTGTCATCTACAGGAAGG ACCAAGCCCTGTGGTGCCAGACAACACGCGCCCTGCGAGAGGATGAACCCATCTGCGCCTTTGTGATGGCAGAGCCACCGGCTGTCCCCAACCACCACGGGGTGAAAGCAGAGCCCGAGGACTCCCCGTACCCAGCTGCACTGCACTCCGACAtccagctgctcccacagcaAGCCGGCATGGCTGCCATCCTGGCCACTGCCGTGGTCAACA AGGATGTCTTCCCCTGCAAGGACTGCGGGATCTGGTACCGGAGCGAGCGCAACCTGCAAGCCCACCTGATGTACTACTGTGCCAGCCGGCAGAGCGCCAGCTCACCCGCCCTGGAGGAGAAGCCCAAGGAGACCTACCCCAACGAGCGTGTCTGCCCCTTCCCCCAGTGCAAGAAGAGCTGCCCCAGTGCCAGCTCCCTGGAGATCCACATGCGGAGCCACAGCG GAGAGCGGCCGTTTGTCTGCCTGATCTGCCTGTCCGCCTTCACCACAAAAGCCAACTGCGAGCGTCACCTCAAGGTGCACACAGACACCCTGAACG GGCTGAGCCAGACGAACAACACGGCCCTGCGGAAGTGCAGCCTGCCAGCGTTCCTGCCCGAGGGGCTGTCCCCGCTGCCGCAGCACGCCGTGCTGCACGgccccctgcccgccccacCGCCCGGCCCCGACACCGCCATCCCCCCGCCACCGCCCACCTCACCCCCCGACGCCAAGGCCGGCAAGCTCTCGCCACCCGCCCAGCCGCAGAACGGAGAGGGTCCCtcatcatcctcttcctcctcctccggTGAGGCCGTCCGCATCAAGGAGGAGCCCGCTGGCAGCCCAGCGAGCGAAGCAGAGGCACCAAAAAGTGGCCGCCATGGGGCCGGCAGCCCCGACACCTGCTCCCGGACCTCATCCCCCCGCAGCCTCCCCTCGGCAAAGGTCAAATCGGAGCTCGCCAGCCCCACGCCGGGCTCCAGCCCGGTGCCCAGTGAGCCGGGAACGGGAGCAGCCGGCGGCACCGTCTTCCTACCCCAGTACGTCTTCGGCCATGAAGCCGCGGTGGTGCCGCAGGCGTCGGAGATCCTGGCGAAGATGTCAGAGCTGGTGCACAGCCGGCTGAAGCAGGGCCACGGTGGCACGGTGCCACCCACCATCTATGCTGGTGCGCCGGTGCCCAAGGGTGCCACCTGCTTCGAGTGCGAGATCACCTTCAACAACATCAACAACTATTATGTGCACAAACGCCTTTACTGCTCCAGCCGGCACCTCGCTGAGGACAGTCCCCCTGGGGCACGCAAGCTCAAAGCCCCCCCAGGGGCACCCAAAGGTCCCCCCACACCAGGGACGCTGCTGTCCCCCTCAGTGGGCAACGGGCAGGGGACACCAGCGAGGGACGGGGACACCGGCCGGGATGCCACACCGCCAGCCGCCCTGCCGGAGGTGAaggtggaggaggtgggaggCAAAGCAGAGTCCCCAGAGGCAGAGGCAGGGTCAGGGCGGTGCAGCGAGGACAGccagagccccagcagctcGGCGGGAGATGAGGGGGACGAGGACCCCAGCAAGACGCTGTGTGAGGCCTGCAACATCCGCTTCAGCCGCCATGAGACCTACGTGGTGCACAAGCGTTTCTACTGCGCCTCCCGCCATGACCCCCCGCtgcgccgccccgccgcccccaaaatccccttcctgccccagccGCTCCGCACCCGCAAACGCCGCAAGCTCTACGAGATCCACGGGGCCGCTCACCGCCCCACCGaaccctccccagcccctgagCCCCCCCTGGCCCCtgaccctcctcctcctctccctcctcaggGGGCTGCCCCTTCGCCCCGCTCCAGCCCGGATGCCGACGGTCCCATCGATCTGAGCAAGAAGCCGCGGCGGCAGAGCGAGCCCCTGCCGGCACCGCTGCTGCCCTTGGCCGATTACCACGAGTGCACCGCTTGCCGCATCAGCTTCAACAGCCTCGACACCTACCTGGCCCACAAGAAATACCAGTGCCCGGCCACCCCGCTGCAGCCCCGCACCCTCGAGCACCTCCAGAAGATGAAGGGGGCCGTGGCCGCTCCTCTCAAGGGTCGtcgcagccccagcagccctggcgATGGGGACCCCGAAGGCGCGCAGGTGAGGGCATCTGGGACGGACCCACTGCAGCGTCTCCCCAAGTGTCCCCTGCCACCCCCGGGGGTGAAGGGACCCCTTTCCGCTTGTCCCTACTGTCCCCTCAACGGGGCCATCAAGGGCGATCTCCTTGAGCACTTCCGTAATGCCCACGGGCTCTTCGTGGCCAAGCCGCCGCTGGCCGGGCAGGGGCTCCCCGACACCCCCGTGCCCGGTGCCGGCAGGACGCCCGACCCTCCGCTGCCAGCAGGGTCACCCCCCCGCCCGCCTGCCCCCCGCCTCCGCCGGGACAGCAAAGAAAGTcgggatggcagcagcagcccccgaCCCCCTGCCTCGCCCCGGCCTCCCGCTTCACCCGGAGCCCCCGAGGGACTGCGGGAAGCTGTCCGCAAGCCCCCCACGCCCCCCACCTACACAGACAGGGGGGTGCAGACCCCCCCGGCCAAGGCTGTGCCCGTCCCCGTGCCCAATGGCAACCACAGGTACTGTCGCCTCTGCAACATCAAGTTCAGCAGCCTCTCCACCTTCATCGCCCACAAGAAGTATTACTGCTCCTCCCATGCTGCCGAGCATGTCAAGTAA
- the ZFPM1 gene encoding zinc finger protein ZFPM1 isoform X2 yields MSRRKQSNPRQIKRSLAAMEEGEDTPMGEKSPSERDGGASDHEGSAEHDTSSPPGSEESRDAPESPKELEKLDPGENPQEPDAWNGPDELDLVVQEGERRVRTCRSLPEGFSWGPFQGSIHSEPASPGHGEMGPPVTLVLGDESCWLSRLPLVPTEPEANTVIYRKDQALWCQTTRALREDEPICAFVMAEPPAVPNHHGVKAEPEDSPYPAALHSDIQLLPQQAGMAAILATAVVNKDVFPCKDCGIWYRSERNLQAHLMYYCASRQSASSPALEEKPKETYPNERVCPFPQCKKSCPSASSLEIHMRSHSGERPFVCLICLSAFTTKANCERHLKVHTDTLNGVCHSCGFISTTRDILYSHLVTNHMICQPGSKGEVYSPGPALPTTKPLTTGLSQTNNTALRKCSLPAFLPEGLSPLPQHAVLHGPLPAPPPGPDTAIPPPPPTSPPDAKAGKLSPPAQPQNGEGPSSSSSSSSGEAVRIKEEPAGSPASEAEAPKSGRHGAGSPDTCSRTSSPRSLPSAKVKSELASPTPGSSPVPSEPGTGAAGGTVFLPQYVFGHEAAVVPQASEILAKMSELVHSRLKQGHGGTVPPTIYAGAPVPKGATCFECEITFNNINNYYVHKRLYCSSRHLAEDSPPGARKLKAPPGAPKGPPTPGTLLSPSVGNGQGTPARDGDTGRDATPPAALPEVKVEEVGGKAESPEAEAGSGRCSEDSQSPSSSAGDEGDEDPSKTLCEACNIRFSRHETYVVHKRFYCASRHDPPLRRPAAPKIPFLPQPLRTRKRRKLYEIHGAAHRPTEPSPAPEPPLAPDPPPPLPPQGAAPSPRSSPDADGPIDLSKKPRRQSEPLPAPLLPLADYHECTACRISFNSLDTYLAHKKYQCPATPLQPRTLEHLQKMKGAVAAPLKGRRSPSSPGDGDPEGAQVRASGTDPLQRLPKCPLPPPGVKGPLSACPYCPLNGAIKGDLLEHFRNAHGLFVAKPPLAGQGLPDTPVPGAGRTPDPPLPAGSPPRPPAPRLRRDSKESRDGSSSPRPPASPRPPASPGAPEGLREAVRKPPTPPTYTDRGVQTPPAKAVPVPVPNGNHRYCRLCNIKFSSLSTFIAHKKYYCSSHAAEHVK; encoded by the exons ATGAGCTGGATCTGGTCGTGCAGGAGGGGGAGAGGCGGGTGCGGACCTGCAGGAGCCTCCCCGAGGGTTTCTCCTGGGGACCCTTCCAGGGCAGCATCCACAGCGAGCCAGCATCGCCGGGACACGGGGAGATG GGCCCCCCCGTgacactggtgctgggggaCGAGAGCTGCTGGCTGTCCCGGCTGCCCCTTGTGCCCACGGAGCCAGAAGCCAACACTGTCATCTACAGGAAGG ACCAAGCCCTGTGGTGCCAGACAACACGCGCCCTGCGAGAGGATGAACCCATCTGCGCCTTTGTGATGGCAGAGCCACCGGCTGTCCCCAACCACCACGGGGTGAAAGCAGAGCCCGAGGACTCCCCGTACCCAGCTGCACTGCACTCCGACAtccagctgctcccacagcaAGCCGGCATGGCTGCCATCCTGGCCACTGCCGTGGTCAACA AGGATGTCTTCCCCTGCAAGGACTGCGGGATCTGGTACCGGAGCGAGCGCAACCTGCAAGCCCACCTGATGTACTACTGTGCCAGCCGGCAGAGCGCCAGCTCACCCGCCCTGGAGGAGAAGCCCAAGGAGACCTACCCCAACGAGCGTGTCTGCCCCTTCCCCCAGTGCAAGAAGAGCTGCCCCAGTGCCAGCTCCCTGGAGATCCACATGCGGAGCCACAGCG GAGAGCGGCCGTTTGTCTGCCTGATCTGCCTGTCCGCCTTCACCACAAAAGCCAACTGCGAGCGTCACCTCAAGGTGCACACAGACACCCTGAACG GCGTCTGCCACAGCTGTGGCTTCATCTCCACCACGAGGGACATCCTCTACAGCCACCTGGTCACCAACCATATGATCTGCCAGCCAGGCTCCAAGGGAGAGGTGTATTCACCAGGGCCAGCTCTACCCACCACCAAACCCCTCACCACTG GGCTGAGCCAGACGAACAACACGGCCCTGCGGAAGTGCAGCCTGCCAGCGTTCCTGCCCGAGGGGCTGTCCCCGCTGCCGCAGCACGCCGTGCTGCACGgccccctgcccgccccacCGCCCGGCCCCGACACCGCCATCCCCCCGCCACCGCCCACCTCACCCCCCGACGCCAAGGCCGGCAAGCTCTCGCCACCCGCCCAGCCGCAGAACGGAGAGGGTCCCtcatcatcctcttcctcctcctccggTGAGGCCGTCCGCATCAAGGAGGAGCCCGCTGGCAGCCCAGCGAGCGAAGCAGAGGCACCAAAAAGTGGCCGCCATGGGGCCGGCAGCCCCGACACCTGCTCCCGGACCTCATCCCCCCGCAGCCTCCCCTCGGCAAAGGTCAAATCGGAGCTCGCCAGCCCCACGCCGGGCTCCAGCCCGGTGCCCAGTGAGCCGGGAACGGGAGCAGCCGGCGGCACCGTCTTCCTACCCCAGTACGTCTTCGGCCATGAAGCCGCGGTGGTGCCGCAGGCGTCGGAGATCCTGGCGAAGATGTCAGAGCTGGTGCACAGCCGGCTGAAGCAGGGCCACGGTGGCACGGTGCCACCCACCATCTATGCTGGTGCGCCGGTGCCCAAGGGTGCCACCTGCTTCGAGTGCGAGATCACCTTCAACAACATCAACAACTATTATGTGCACAAACGCCTTTACTGCTCCAGCCGGCACCTCGCTGAGGACAGTCCCCCTGGGGCACGCAAGCTCAAAGCCCCCCCAGGGGCACCCAAAGGTCCCCCCACACCAGGGACGCTGCTGTCCCCCTCAGTGGGCAACGGGCAGGGGACACCAGCGAGGGACGGGGACACCGGCCGGGATGCCACACCGCCAGCCGCCCTGCCGGAGGTGAaggtggaggaggtgggaggCAAAGCAGAGTCCCCAGAGGCAGAGGCAGGGTCAGGGCGGTGCAGCGAGGACAGccagagccccagcagctcGGCGGGAGATGAGGGGGACGAGGACCCCAGCAAGACGCTGTGTGAGGCCTGCAACATCCGCTTCAGCCGCCATGAGACCTACGTGGTGCACAAGCGTTTCTACTGCGCCTCCCGCCATGACCCCCCGCtgcgccgccccgccgcccccaaaatccccttcctgccccagccGCTCCGCACCCGCAAACGCCGCAAGCTCTACGAGATCCACGGGGCCGCTCACCGCCCCACCGaaccctccccagcccctgagCCCCCCCTGGCCCCtgaccctcctcctcctctccctcctcaggGGGCTGCCCCTTCGCCCCGCTCCAGCCCGGATGCCGACGGTCCCATCGATCTGAGCAAGAAGCCGCGGCGGCAGAGCGAGCCCCTGCCGGCACCGCTGCTGCCCTTGGCCGATTACCACGAGTGCACCGCTTGCCGCATCAGCTTCAACAGCCTCGACACCTACCTGGCCCACAAGAAATACCAGTGCCCGGCCACCCCGCTGCAGCCCCGCACCCTCGAGCACCTCCAGAAGATGAAGGGGGCCGTGGCCGCTCCTCTCAAGGGTCGtcgcagccccagcagccctggcgATGGGGACCCCGAAGGCGCGCAGGTGAGGGCATCTGGGACGGACCCACTGCAGCGTCTCCCCAAGTGTCCCCTGCCACCCCCGGGGGTGAAGGGACCCCTTTCCGCTTGTCCCTACTGTCCCCTCAACGGGGCCATCAAGGGCGATCTCCTTGAGCACTTCCGTAATGCCCACGGGCTCTTCGTGGCCAAGCCGCCGCTGGCCGGGCAGGGGCTCCCCGACACCCCCGTGCCCGGTGCCGGCAGGACGCCCGACCCTCCGCTGCCAGCAGGGTCACCCCCCCGCCCGCCTGCCCCCCGCCTCCGCCGGGACAGCAAAGAAAGTcgggatggcagcagcagcccccgaCCCCCTGCCTCGCCCCGGCCTCCCGCTTCACCCGGAGCCCCCGAGGGACTGCGGGAAGCTGTCCGCAAGCCCCCCACGCCCCCCACCTACACAGACAGGGGGGTGCAGACCCCCCCGGCCAAGGCTGTGCCCGTCCCCGTGCCCAATGGCAACCACAGGTACTGTCGCCTCTGCAACATCAAGTTCAGCAGCCTCTCCACCTTCATCGCCCACAAGAAGTATTACTGCTCCTCCCATGCTGCCGAGCATGTCAAGTAA
- the ZFPM1 gene encoding zinc finger protein ZFPM1 isoform X1, with protein MKTVIRGGERGESVLPLPPREGSLAAMEEGEDTPMGEKSPSERDGGASDHEGSAEHDTSSPPGSEESRDAPESPKELEKLDPGENPQEPDAWNGPDELDLVVQEGERRVRTCRSLPEGFSWGPFQGSIHSEPASPGHGEMGPPVTLVLGDESCWLSRLPLVPTEPEANTVIYRKDQALWCQTTRALREDEPICAFVMAEPPAVPNHHGVKAEPEDSPYPAALHSDIQLLPQQAGMAAILATAVVNKDVFPCKDCGIWYRSERNLQAHLMYYCASRQSASSPALEEKPKETYPNERVCPFPQCKKSCPSASSLEIHMRSHSGERPFVCLICLSAFTTKANCERHLKVHTDTLNGVCHSCGFISTTRDILYSHLVTNHMICQPGSKGEVYSPGPALPTTKPLTTGLSQTNNTALRKCSLPAFLPEGLSPLPQHAVLHGPLPAPPPGPDTAIPPPPPTSPPDAKAGKLSPPAQPQNGEGPSSSSSSSSGEAVRIKEEPAGSPASEAEAPKSGRHGAGSPDTCSRTSSPRSLPSAKVKSELASPTPGSSPVPSEPGTGAAGGTVFLPQYVFGHEAAVVPQASEILAKMSELVHSRLKQGHGGTVPPTIYAGAPVPKGATCFECEITFNNINNYYVHKRLYCSSRHLAEDSPPGARKLKAPPGAPKGPPTPGTLLSPSVGNGQGTPARDGDTGRDATPPAALPEVKVEEVGGKAESPEAEAGSGRCSEDSQSPSSSAGDEGDEDPSKTLCEACNIRFSRHETYVVHKRFYCASRHDPPLRRPAAPKIPFLPQPLRTRKRRKLYEIHGAAHRPTEPSPAPEPPLAPDPPPPLPPQGAAPSPRSSPDADGPIDLSKKPRRQSEPLPAPLLPLADYHECTACRISFNSLDTYLAHKKYQCPATPLQPRTLEHLQKMKGAVAAPLKGRRSPSSPGDGDPEGAQVRASGTDPLQRLPKCPLPPPGVKGPLSACPYCPLNGAIKGDLLEHFRNAHGLFVAKPPLAGQGLPDTPVPGAGRTPDPPLPAGSPPRPPAPRLRRDSKESRDGSSSPRPPASPRPPASPGAPEGLREAVRKPPTPPTYTDRGVQTPPAKAVPVPVPNGNHRYCRLCNIKFSSLSTFIAHKKYYCSSHAAEHVK; from the exons ATGAGCTGGATCTGGTCGTGCAGGAGGGGGAGAGGCGGGTGCGGACCTGCAGGAGCCTCCCCGAGGGTTTCTCCTGGGGACCCTTCCAGGGCAGCATCCACAGCGAGCCAGCATCGCCGGGACACGGGGAGATG GGCCCCCCCGTgacactggtgctgggggaCGAGAGCTGCTGGCTGTCCCGGCTGCCCCTTGTGCCCACGGAGCCAGAAGCCAACACTGTCATCTACAGGAAGG ACCAAGCCCTGTGGTGCCAGACAACACGCGCCCTGCGAGAGGATGAACCCATCTGCGCCTTTGTGATGGCAGAGCCACCGGCTGTCCCCAACCACCACGGGGTGAAAGCAGAGCCCGAGGACTCCCCGTACCCAGCTGCACTGCACTCCGACAtccagctgctcccacagcaAGCCGGCATGGCTGCCATCCTGGCCACTGCCGTGGTCAACA AGGATGTCTTCCCCTGCAAGGACTGCGGGATCTGGTACCGGAGCGAGCGCAACCTGCAAGCCCACCTGATGTACTACTGTGCCAGCCGGCAGAGCGCCAGCTCACCCGCCCTGGAGGAGAAGCCCAAGGAGACCTACCCCAACGAGCGTGTCTGCCCCTTCCCCCAGTGCAAGAAGAGCTGCCCCAGTGCCAGCTCCCTGGAGATCCACATGCGGAGCCACAGCG GAGAGCGGCCGTTTGTCTGCCTGATCTGCCTGTCCGCCTTCACCACAAAAGCCAACTGCGAGCGTCACCTCAAGGTGCACACAGACACCCTGAACG GCGTCTGCCACAGCTGTGGCTTCATCTCCACCACGAGGGACATCCTCTACAGCCACCTGGTCACCAACCATATGATCTGCCAGCCAGGCTCCAAGGGAGAGGTGTATTCACCAGGGCCAGCTCTACCCACCACCAAACCCCTCACCACTG GGCTGAGCCAGACGAACAACACGGCCCTGCGGAAGTGCAGCCTGCCAGCGTTCCTGCCCGAGGGGCTGTCCCCGCTGCCGCAGCACGCCGTGCTGCACGgccccctgcccgccccacCGCCCGGCCCCGACACCGCCATCCCCCCGCCACCGCCCACCTCACCCCCCGACGCCAAGGCCGGCAAGCTCTCGCCACCCGCCCAGCCGCAGAACGGAGAGGGTCCCtcatcatcctcttcctcctcctccggTGAGGCCGTCCGCATCAAGGAGGAGCCCGCTGGCAGCCCAGCGAGCGAAGCAGAGGCACCAAAAAGTGGCCGCCATGGGGCCGGCAGCCCCGACACCTGCTCCCGGACCTCATCCCCCCGCAGCCTCCCCTCGGCAAAGGTCAAATCGGAGCTCGCCAGCCCCACGCCGGGCTCCAGCCCGGTGCCCAGTGAGCCGGGAACGGGAGCAGCCGGCGGCACCGTCTTCCTACCCCAGTACGTCTTCGGCCATGAAGCCGCGGTGGTGCCGCAGGCGTCGGAGATCCTGGCGAAGATGTCAGAGCTGGTGCACAGCCGGCTGAAGCAGGGCCACGGTGGCACGGTGCCACCCACCATCTATGCTGGTGCGCCGGTGCCCAAGGGTGCCACCTGCTTCGAGTGCGAGATCACCTTCAACAACATCAACAACTATTATGTGCACAAACGCCTTTACTGCTCCAGCCGGCACCTCGCTGAGGACAGTCCCCCTGGGGCACGCAAGCTCAAAGCCCCCCCAGGGGCACCCAAAGGTCCCCCCACACCAGGGACGCTGCTGTCCCCCTCAGTGGGCAACGGGCAGGGGACACCAGCGAGGGACGGGGACACCGGCCGGGATGCCACACCGCCAGCCGCCCTGCCGGAGGTGAaggtggaggaggtgggaggCAAAGCAGAGTCCCCAGAGGCAGAGGCAGGGTCAGGGCGGTGCAGCGAGGACAGccagagccccagcagctcGGCGGGAGATGAGGGGGACGAGGACCCCAGCAAGACGCTGTGTGAGGCCTGCAACATCCGCTTCAGCCGCCATGAGACCTACGTGGTGCACAAGCGTTTCTACTGCGCCTCCCGCCATGACCCCCCGCtgcgccgccccgccgcccccaaaatccccttcctgccccagccGCTCCGCACCCGCAAACGCCGCAAGCTCTACGAGATCCACGGGGCCGCTCACCGCCCCACCGaaccctccccagcccctgagCCCCCCCTGGCCCCtgaccctcctcctcctctccctcctcaggGGGCTGCCCCTTCGCCCCGCTCCAGCCCGGATGCCGACGGTCCCATCGATCTGAGCAAGAAGCCGCGGCGGCAGAGCGAGCCCCTGCCGGCACCGCTGCTGCCCTTGGCCGATTACCACGAGTGCACCGCTTGCCGCATCAGCTTCAACAGCCTCGACACCTACCTGGCCCACAAGAAATACCAGTGCCCGGCCACCCCGCTGCAGCCCCGCACCCTCGAGCACCTCCAGAAGATGAAGGGGGCCGTGGCCGCTCCTCTCAAGGGTCGtcgcagccccagcagccctggcgATGGGGACCCCGAAGGCGCGCAGGTGAGGGCATCTGGGACGGACCCACTGCAGCGTCTCCCCAAGTGTCCCCTGCCACCCCCGGGGGTGAAGGGACCCCTTTCCGCTTGTCCCTACTGTCCCCTCAACGGGGCCATCAAGGGCGATCTCCTTGAGCACTTCCGTAATGCCCACGGGCTCTTCGTGGCCAAGCCGCCGCTGGCCGGGCAGGGGCTCCCCGACACCCCCGTGCCCGGTGCCGGCAGGACGCCCGACCCTCCGCTGCCAGCAGGGTCACCCCCCCGCCCGCCTGCCCCCCGCCTCCGCCGGGACAGCAAAGAAAGTcgggatggcagcagcagcccccgaCCCCCTGCCTCGCCCCGGCCTCCCGCTTCACCCGGAGCCCCCGAGGGACTGCGGGAAGCTGTCCGCAAGCCCCCCACGCCCCCCACCTACACAGACAGGGGGGTGCAGACCCCCCCGGCCAAGGCTGTGCCCGTCCCCGTGCCCAATGGCAACCACAGGTACTGTCGCCTCTGCAACATCAAGTTCAGCAGCCTCTCCACCTTCATCGCCCACAAGAAGTATTACTGCTCCTCCCATGCTGCCGAGCATGTCAAGTAA